Proteins from a single region of Dyadobacter fanqingshengii:
- a CDS encoding acyltransferase, whose protein sequence is MLQLLRKLRFFLLKSVVYRRYEIGPGFYCGLGIKIWAKNSIKIGKNFYMGMGSIIESDAVIGDNVIWGNRVALIGKYDHHYQQIGSTIREASAVRDKNYNWKGLHLMTVIENDVWVGYGSILMSGITIGEGSIIAAGSVVTKNIEPYSIYGGVPATKIANRFNDEQDLQQHLKIVHSKYLSERKINYQNFR, encoded by the coding sequence ATGTTACAGCTATTAAGAAAATTAAGGTTTTTTTTGTTGAAGTCGGTTGTTTACAGACGGTATGAAATTGGTCCGGGCTTTTATTGCGGTTTGGGAATTAAAATCTGGGCAAAGAACAGTATTAAAATTGGAAAGAATTTTTACATGGGAATGGGTTCGATTATTGAATCAGACGCCGTTATAGGAGATAATGTTATCTGGGGAAATAGAGTAGCATTGATCGGAAAGTATGACCATCATTACCAGCAGATAGGCTCAACCATAAGGGAGGCAAGTGCAGTAAGGGACAAAAATTATAACTGGAAGGGATTGCACCTGATGACCGTGATTGAAAATGATGTTTGGGTGGGTTACGGCTCCATACTTATGAGCGGTATCACCATTGGCGAAGGAAGTATAATAGCAGCAGGTTCAGTTGTAACAAAGAATATCGAACCGTATTCAATATATGGAGGGGTTCCGGCAACAAAGATTGCGAATAGATTCAATGATGAGCAGGATCTTCAACAACACTTGAAAATTGTTCATTCAAAATATTTATCAGAAAGAAAGATCAATTATCAAAATTTTAGATAA
- a CDS encoding lipopolysaccharide biosynthesis protein — MGTNIIFDNLIGAIKSFNIAELNQKITFRILTMDGLLRVLIILIVLAIPISIVWVSVIFVVSRLLTSMYFIKVGLDGQTTLTDILKLKVTIAEIKKEVFATWRFALIGGIAIVFWRLGNILASKFLTVQDVADFEIAFKVYSILMIVPSLFIGLCYKYFVQAIFEKSYHSLKEFYYACNMLFLVYSVFSYIIIYSFSKEIVVYTFGAEYVNAVEATKEIVISILIFPAILLQANVIVAMKSEQADLIFNVSALVIQLVCCVLGFLYSQSLSTINYSIIISLIFFHLAQSIFLIRKGLLTWYFTAGHYLVIGTFIVVYNYLFIKYGNVSVIVCLLLFSVISAKLLTNIFSSFSALSKPMPVSIPNLQTNDHHENA; from the coding sequence TTGGGAACGAATATCATTTTCGATAATTTAATAGGAGCCATCAAGAGCTTTAACATTGCTGAACTCAATCAGAAAATAACATTCCGGATACTGACAATGGACGGATTGTTACGGGTACTGATCATTTTGATAGTTCTTGCAATTCCGATATCCATAGTATGGGTTTCTGTGATATTTGTGGTTAGCAGGCTTCTGACCAGTATGTACTTCATAAAAGTTGGTCTCGACGGGCAAACGACATTAACAGACATTTTGAAATTAAAAGTAACAATAGCAGAGATTAAAAAGGAAGTGTTTGCAACGTGGAGATTTGCGCTGATAGGTGGCATTGCAATAGTGTTTTGGAGATTGGGAAATATTCTGGCATCAAAGTTCCTGACTGTCCAGGATGTTGCAGATTTCGAGATTGCATTTAAGGTTTATTCCATATTAATGATAGTGCCAAGTCTTTTTATCGGACTCTGCTACAAATACTTTGTCCAAGCCATATTTGAAAAATCATATCATAGTTTGAAGGAATTTTATTACGCATGCAACATGCTATTCCTCGTATATTCAGTATTCAGCTACATTATTATATACTCGTTTTCCAAAGAGATTGTCGTTTATACATTTGGTGCGGAGTATGTAAATGCCGTTGAGGCAACGAAGGAAATTGTAATATCCATTTTAATTTTCCCGGCTATTTTGTTGCAGGCAAATGTAATTGTTGCAATGAAGTCGGAGCAGGCTGACTTGATATTCAATGTCTCTGCCCTGGTTATACAGCTTGTATGCTGCGTTTTGGGTTTTCTATACTCCCAGAGCCTGTCTACGATAAATTATTCGATAATAATTTCATTGATATTCTTCCATTTGGCTCAAAGCATATTCCTGATCAGAAAAGGTCTTCTAACATGGTATTTCACAGCAGGACATTATCTCGTAATTGGCACTTTCATTGTAGTGTATAATTATCTGTTTATAAAATATGGGAATGTTTCGGTGATTGTATGCTTGCTTCTTTTTTCTGTCATTTCTGCTAAATTGCTGACAAATATATTCAGCTCATTTTCTGCATTAAGCAAGCCAATGCCTGTATCGATCCCAAATTTGCAAACAAACGACCATCACGAAAACGCTTGA